A single genomic interval of Alphaproteobacteria bacterium harbors:
- a CDS encoding CusA/CzcA family heavy metal efflux RND transporter, with the protein MFERIIAFSLHHRYMIALLTLAVAAIGFYSLRSLPIDAVPDITNKQVQINTLAPAFSPLEVEKQVTFPIETALSGIPGLESTRSISRNGFSQITAVFKDSVDIYFARQQVSERMTEAKESLPDGVEPAMGAITTGLGEIYMWTVEYEHPEGKGATAKDGTAGWQTDGSYLTAEGQKLKKDYELASYLRTVQDWIIRPQLKSVPNVAGIDAIGGYVKQYHIMPYPEKLVTFGLSFSEVIEVIENNNASIGAGYIENNGEAYVVRSDGRIENTEQIGSIVVANRKGIPVYLRDIADVGIGKELRTGSASENGHEVVVGTALMLIGANSRTVSDAVDTKLAEVAKSLPTGIKVKPVLNRTKLVDATIKTVQVNLTEGALLVIAVLFWMLGNFRAALITAFVIPVSMLMTAIGMVKGGISGNLMSLGALDFGLIVDGSIIITENCLKKLAERQHHEGRGLTLSERLHETMQAAKEMIQPTVFGQIIIIMVYIPMLTFTGVEGKMFEPMAITVILALAAALVLSLTFVPAMIAIFVKGKVSEKESRLISVAKRGYMPALRGAVAHPLKVAFIAFAAFVAAGFVFMSLGREFIPTLDEKDIAMHAMRIPSTSLSQSQTMQKEVERTVSSFPEVAFVFSKTGTAEMASDPMPPNVSDTFIILKPQEEWPDKKLAKAKLIQRLEEAVNKVPGNNYEFTQPIQMRFNELISGVRSDVAVKIYGDEFAVMEKTANEIAAALKATQGAADVKVEQTSGLPMLEIKLDKPAIARYGLNVSDVLDVISIAVGGREAGLVFQGDRRFDIIVRLPEQLRQDMKAIQNLPVLIESQGDETHDDDPAYVPLRELATLEVVDGPNQISRENGKRRVVIQANVRGRDIGSFVTDAQAAIDSKVKVPAGYWLEWGGQFENLKAASERLALVVPACFFAIFLLLFAALNSVKHAVLVFSGIPLALIGGIMTLWLFQMPFSISAAVGFISLSGIAVLNGLIMVTSINQHVSQGKKIGEAVMQGAADKLRPMLMAAIVPSLGYVPMAISSGAGAEVQRPLAMVVIGGLIVSTMLTLFVVPALYKRFTTIEDTTEEAL; encoded by the coding sequence ATGTTCGAACGCATTATCGCCTTTTCCCTCCATCATCGTTACATGATCGCCTTGCTGACGCTGGCGGTTGCGGCTATCGGCTTTTACTCGCTCAGAAGCCTGCCCATTGACGCGGTGCCGGATATTACTAACAAACAGGTGCAGATTAACACCCTCGCACCCGCCTTTTCTCCCTTGGAGGTGGAAAAGCAGGTGACGTTCCCCATCGAAACGGCCTTGTCCGGCATACCCGGCTTGGAAAGTACACGTTCGATATCGCGCAACGGTTTCTCGCAGATTACCGCTGTGTTCAAGGATAGCGTGGATATTTACTTCGCACGGCAGCAAGTCAGCGAACGCATGACGGAGGCTAAGGAAAGCTTGCCGGATGGTGTGGAGCCTGCAATGGGCGCTATTACTACAGGCCTTGGCGAAATCTATATGTGGACGGTCGAATACGAGCATCCCGAAGGGAAGGGCGCGACCGCCAAGGACGGTACGGCAGGCTGGCAGACAGATGGCAGTTATCTCACGGCTGAAGGCCAGAAGCTGAAGAAGGATTACGAACTCGCGTCCTATCTTCGCACCGTGCAGGACTGGATTATCCGTCCGCAATTGAAATCCGTGCCGAATGTGGCGGGCATTGACGCAATCGGTGGCTATGTGAAGCAGTATCACATTATGCCCTATCCCGAAAAGCTTGTAACTTTCGGCCTCAGCTTCTCGGAAGTCATCGAGGTCATCGAGAACAACAACGCCAGCATTGGCGCAGGCTATATCGAAAACAACGGCGAAGCCTATGTCGTGCGCTCGGACGGGCGCATCGAGAACACCGAGCAGATCGGCAGCATCGTAGTCGCCAATCGCAAAGGTATTCCTGTTTATTTGCGAGATATTGCTGATGTCGGTATTGGCAAGGAGCTTCGCACAGGCTCAGCCAGTGAAAACGGGCATGAGGTAGTGGTAGGAACTGCCCTCATGCTGATCGGCGCGAACAGCCGCACCGTTTCAGACGCGGTGGATACAAAACTTGCGGAAGTCGCCAAATCGCTTCCGACGGGTATCAAGGTGAAGCCCGTCCTGAACCGGACGAAACTGGTGGATGCGACTATCAAGACGGTTCAAGTCAACCTGACGGAAGGCGCGTTGCTGGTTATTGCTGTTCTGTTCTGGATGCTGGGCAATTTTCGCGCAGCGCTGATTACGGCTTTTGTCATTCCCGTTTCCATGCTTATGACGGCTATCGGCATGGTGAAGGGTGGTATCAGCGGCAACCTTATGAGCCTTGGTGCGCTCGATTTTGGCCTGATTGTCGATGGTTCGATTATCATTACCGAAAACTGCCTGAAAAAACTCGCAGAGCGGCAGCATCATGAAGGCCGTGGCTTGACGCTATCGGAGCGGTTGCATGAAACCATGCAGGCTGCCAAGGAAATGATTCAGCCAACCGTTTTCGGGCAGATCATTATCATCATGGTTTATATTCCCATGCTGACCTTTACGGGCGTGGAAGGAAAAATGTTCGAGCCGATGGCGATTACAGTCATCCTCGCGCTGGCTGCTGCGCTTGTCTTGTCTCTGACCTTCGTTCCCGCCATGATTGCCATTTTCGTGAAGGGAAAAGTAAGTGAGAAGGAAAGTCGCCTGATTTCCGTCGCCAAGAGGGGCTATATGCCCGCATTGCGCGGCGCGGTAGCGCATCCGTTGAAAGTCGCTTTTATCGCTTTTGCAGCGTTTGTGGCGGCGGGCTTTGTCTTCATGTCGCTTGGGCGCGAGTTTATCCCGACGCTCGATGAAAAAGACATTGCCATGCACGCCATGCGCATACCAAGCACCTCATTAAGCCAATCCCAAACGATGCAAAAAGAGGTGGAACGCACAGTCAGCAGCTTCCCCGAAGTCGCGTTCGTCTTCTCGAAGACCGGAACGGCGGAAATGGCATCCGACCCGATGCCGCCAAACGTTTCGGACACTTTCATTATCTTGAAACCGCAAGAGGAGTGGCCTGACAAGAAGCTGGCAAAGGCAAAGCTGATTCAACGGCTGGAAGAAGCCGTGAACAAGGTTCCTGGCAACAACTACGAATTTACCCAGCCTATCCAGATGCGTTTTAACGAACTTATCTCGGGGGTACGAAGCGATGTAGCGGTCAAAATCTACGGCGACGAGTTTGCCGTGATGGAAAAGACCGCCAACGAAATCGCCGCTGCCCTGAAAGCGACCCAAGGCGCGGCGGATGTGAAGGTTGAACAAACCTCCGGCCTGCCCATGCTGGAAATCAAACTGGATAAACCTGCCATTGCGCGTTACGGCCTGAATGTCAGTGATGTTCTGGACGTTATCTCCATCGCCGTGGGCGGGCGCGAAGCTGGCCTCGTGTTCCAAGGCGACAGGCGTTTTGATATCATCGTGCGCCTGCCGGAACAGTTGCGGCAGGATATGAAAGCCATTCAGAACCTTCCTGTTCTTATTGAAAGCCAAGGCGACGAGACCCACGACGACGATCCCGCCTATGTTCCCTTGCGCGAACTGGCGACGCTCGAAGTGGTAGACGGCCCGAACCAGATCAGCCGTGAAAACGGCAAACGCCGCGTCGTCATTCAGGCGAACGTGCGCGGGCGCGACATTGGCAGCTTCGTGACGGATGCACAAGCAGCCATCGACAGCAAAGTGAAAGTTCCCGCCGGATACTGGCTGGAATGGGGCGGTCAGTTCGAGAATCTGAAAGCGGCCTCCGAACGGCTCGCGCTCGTCGTGCCAGCCTGCTTCTTCGCGATCTTCCTGCTGCTGTTTGCTGCGCTTAACTCCGTCAAGCATGCCGTGCTGGTGTTCAGCGGGATTCCGCTGGCCTTGATTGGCGGCATTATGACGCTCTGGCTGTTCCAAATGCCGTTTTCTATCTCGGCGGCAGTCGGGTTTATCTCGCTTTCCGGTATCGCCGTCTTGAACGGCCTTATCATGGTGACGAGCATTAACCAGCATGTCAGCCAAGGAAAAAAAATCGGGGAAGCCGTGATGCAGGGTGCAGCCGACAAGCTGCGGCCTATGCTGATGGCGGCAATCGTGCCGTCGCTGGGCTATGTGCCGATGGCGATTTCCTCGGGCGCGGGCGCGGAAGTTCAAAGGCCGCTGGCAATGGTAGTTATCGGCGGCCTGATCGTTTCGACCATGCTGACGCTGTTCGTCGTGCCAGCCCTCTACAAGAGATTTACGACTATAGAAGACACTACGGAAGAAGCACTCTAA
- a CDS encoding heavy metal translocating P-type ATPase, with protein sequence MDCIEEVTILRKVLSPIVGNEDKLSFDVLNGRMGVNDDKVSDADIIKAVSRTGMKAEVVTAGKEPQDAGSYRKYATMLMVVSGLFTTAGFLVDAYTKGSLMAAFQEGGKMPAAAIGLYIAAITAGGWFVMPKAIYALRGMRPDMNLLMVIAVLGAAGIGEWFEAATVTFLFSLSLSLEAWSIGRARRAIAALMSLAPETARLKQDGGEKEVPAGEVKVGDTFIVLGGERIPLDGKVTRGESHVNQAPITGESVPVRKEVGAEVFAGTINGDSTLEIAATKTSDNTTLANIIRLVGEAQNKRAPSEQWVEKFARIYTPAVILLAVAVFVIPVIMGLSASAWFYKALVLLVIACPCALVISTPVSIVSSLTAAAKAGVLIKGGVHVETPGRLKALALDKTGTITEGRPTVAEVIALSGHSEEELMARASALEARSTHPLATAVIEYAQKKNVKVESAEDVAIIPGKGVTGHFQGKVYWLGSERYLQERKQETPEVKAMIAKISGAGRTVIVIGNDTHVCGLVAVVDAIRPAAKAALARLRELGIEHLVMLSGDNKATAESIAKSVGIDEVHAELLPEDKVTAIDGLVKKYQSVGMIGDGVNDAPAMGRASLGIAMGAVGSDAAIESADIALMADDLSKLPWLISHSRRTLSIIKQNIALSLLTKGAFILLNLAGMSTLWIAIAADMGTTLVVIMNSLRLLSTSEKTT encoded by the coding sequence ATGGATTGCATCGAGGAAGTGACCATCTTGCGGAAAGTACTCAGCCCGATCGTAGGAAACGAAGACAAGTTGTCCTTTGACGTACTCAACGGGCGCATGGGCGTAAATGACGACAAGGTGAGCGATGCCGACATTATCAAGGCGGTATCGCGCACCGGAATGAAGGCCGAAGTCGTCACGGCGGGCAAGGAGCCCCAAGACGCAGGCTCCTACCGCAAATATGCGACCATGCTTATGGTCGTGAGCGGGCTATTCACGACGGCGGGCTTTCTGGTTGACGCATACACCAAAGGCAGCTTAATGGCGGCCTTTCAGGAAGGCGGCAAGATGCCCGCTGCCGCGATAGGGCTTTATATCGCAGCAATTACCGCGGGCGGCTGGTTTGTCATGCCGAAGGCGATTTACGCCCTGCGCGGTATGCGCCCCGATATGAACCTGCTGATGGTTATTGCCGTGCTGGGCGCAGCTGGGATTGGCGAATGGTTCGAGGCCGCGACCGTCACTTTCCTGTTCTCGTTATCTCTGTCTTTGGAAGCATGGAGTATCGGCAGGGCGAGGAGGGCGATTGCCGCCCTTATGAGCCTCGCGCCGGAAACCGCCCGCCTGAAGCAGGATGGCGGTGAAAAGGAAGTTCCGGCTGGCGAAGTGAAAGTCGGTGATACCTTTATCGTCCTTGGCGGCGAACGTATCCCTCTAGATGGCAAGGTGACGCGGGGCGAAAGCCATGTAAACCAAGCACCGATTACAGGCGAAAGCGTGCCTGTGCGGAAGGAAGTTGGCGCGGAAGTCTTCGCAGGAACGATCAATGGGGATTCCACGCTCGAAATTGCCGCCACAAAAACGTCGGATAACACGACGCTGGCGAATATCATTCGTCTTGTCGGTGAAGCGCAGAACAAACGCGCCCCCTCGGAGCAATGGGTCGAGAAATTCGCCCGCATTTACACGCCTGCCGTGATACTGCTTGCGGTCGCCGTTTTTGTCATTCCCGTCATTATGGGGCTATCGGCAAGCGCATGGTTCTACAAAGCCCTTGTTCTGCTGGTTATTGCCTGTCCCTGTGCGCTTGTTATCTCTACGCCCGTTAGTATCGTTTCATCCCTGACGGCGGCTGCGAAAGCTGGCGTATTAATCAAGGGCGGGGTGCATGTTGAAACGCCGGGGCGATTGAAGGCACTGGCTTTGGATAAAACCGGCACGATTACCGAAGGCAGGCCGACCGTCGCGGAAGTTATCGCCCTGTCAGGTCATAGCGAAGAAGAACTCATGGCGCGCGCCAGTGCATTGGAGGCGCGAAGCACCCATCCTCTTGCGACCGCCGTTATAGAATATGCCCAAAAGAAAAACGTAAAAGTGGAGTCCGCCGAGGATGTTGCCATTATTCCTGGCAAGGGCGTGACGGGGCATTTCCAAGGCAAGGTTTATTGGCTTGGCTCCGAGCGATATTTGCAGGAGCGCAAACAGGAAACACCTGAAGTAAAAGCCATGATCGCTAAAATCAGCGGCGCAGGCCGCACGGTTATTGTTATCGGCAATGACACGCATGTTTGCGGTCTGGTGGCGGTGGTCGATGCCATCCGGCCTGCCGCAAAAGCGGCCTTGGCGCGTTTGCGGGAGTTGGGCATAGAGCATCTTGTAATGCTGTCGGGCGACAACAAGGCGACGGCGGAAAGCATCGCCAAATCCGTCGGCATTGATGAAGTCCATGCCGAATTGCTGCCGGAAGACAAAGTGACCGCCATCGACGGCCTCGTGAAGAAGTATCAGAGCGTCGGCATGATCGGCGACGGCGTGAACGACGCGCCAGCAATGGGCAGGGCAAGCCTTGGCATTGCAATGGGCGCGGTCGGCAGTGATGCCGCTATCGAGAGCGCGGATATTGCGCTAATGGCTGATGACTTGTCGAAGCTGCCTTGGCTGATTTCCCATTCGCGGCGCACGTTAAGCATTATCAAGCAGAACATCGCCCTGTCGCTGCTGACGAAGGGCGCATTTATCCTGTTGAACTTGGCTGGAATGAGTACATTGTGGATAGCGATTGCGGCAGACATGGGAACGACGCTCGTCGTTATCATGAACAGCCTGCGGCTGTTGTCCACATCAGAGAAAACAACGTAA
- a CDS encoding response regulator: MTDDKAKQLKYMIVDDSRVVIKALQQMLGDLGITQIDTASSAAEAEEKMSASGYDVLFLDWRMTGKSGVALMQQYREDRAYDNVAFVIVSGEDGQRYIQEALKSGATSYIVKPFKANTLADHIEKVVKWLEQRGRFGKA, from the coding sequence ATGACAGACGATAAAGCAAAACAACTGAAATACATGATCGTCGATGACAGCCGCGTGGTCATCAAGGCGCTGCAACAGATGCTGGGCGACCTCGGCATCACGCAGATCGATACCGCTTCAAGCGCAGCCGAGGCGGAGGAGAAAATGTCGGCATCGGGCTACGACGTACTTTTCCTGGACTGGCGCATGACAGGCAAAAGCGGCGTTGCACTGATGCAGCAATACCGCGAAGACCGCGCCTACGACAATGTCGCCTTCGTGATCGTATCCGGTGAAGACGGCCAGCGGTATATTCAGGAGGCATTGAAATCAGGGGCAACGTCTTACATCGTCAAGCCGTTCAAGGCCAATACCCTAGCCGACCATATCGAAAAAGTTGTCAAATGGCTGGAGCAGCGCGGGCGCTTTGGCAAAGCCTGA
- a CDS encoding diguanylate cyclase: MDIQDATRILIVDDSRFFSRIVKKAIVERIGAEVVTVETLAAARALLESGQTKFHLALVDIILPDSSEGEAAEYLMQKRVPCIVFTSFYSEDLRKMILDWNVMDYVIKDTPSSLSYLVDIVERVHRNRETKILVVDDSKTSRMHVRALLTGYQCQVIEAGTAQEALDMLEAQPDIRLVITDYFMPGMNGVELVQEIRKKFDRDQLSIIGIASGVSRGALSAEFIKLGANDFLKKPFLPEEFFCRVSQNLRMLDLFSRLKDMGIRDTLTGIHNRRFFFEAGSGLFSSTKRDQLRLTAAMIDLDFIKQINDTYGHKAGDIVLKGVADLLRRQCRQTDIVARYGLDSFAILAVNLADDSIVQFFERIRNAVETLELNDNGRPLKITASFGVCHGTRESLEAMMKEADDLLTRAKKNGRNRVELSEIRKKETGK; encoded by the coding sequence ATGGATATCCAAGATGCCACCCGCATTCTGATCGTCGATGATTCCAGGTTCTTTTCACGCATCGTCAAAAAAGCCATTGTGGAACGCATCGGCGCGGAAGTTGTGACGGTCGAAACCCTCGCCGCCGCCCGCGCCCTGCTGGAGAGCGGCCAGACGAAATTCCACCTGGCGCTTGTCGATATCATTCTGCCCGACAGTTCCGAAGGCGAAGCGGCAGAATACCTGATGCAGAAACGCGTACCCTGCATCGTATTCACCAGTTTTTATTCCGAAGACCTGCGCAAGATGATCCTCGACTGGAACGTCATGGATTACGTGATTAAAGACACGCCCTCCTCCCTCAGTTACCTTGTGGATATCGTGGAGCGTGTGCACCGCAACCGCGAAACCAAGATACTGGTCGTGGACGATTCAAAAACGAGCCGGATGCATGTGCGCGCGCTGCTGACCGGTTACCAGTGCCAGGTGATCGAGGCCGGCACAGCACAGGAAGCGCTGGATATGCTGGAGGCGCAGCCCGACATCCGCCTTGTCATCACCGATTATTTCATGCCCGGCATGAACGGCGTGGAACTGGTGCAGGAAATACGCAAGAAATTCGACCGCGACCAGTTGTCGATCATCGGCATCGCATCAGGCGTCAGCCGCGGCGCGCTGTCGGCCGAGTTCATCAAGCTGGGCGCGAACGACTTCCTGAAAAAACCGTTCCTGCCCGAAGAGTTTTTCTGCCGCGTATCGCAAAACCTGCGCATGCTCGACCTCTTCAGCAGGCTGAAGGATATGGGCATCCGCGATACGCTGACGGGCATCCACAACCGGCGCTTTTTCTTCGAGGCCGGATCAGGCCTGTTTTCAAGTACCAAACGCGATCAATTGCGCCTGACCGCCGCCATGATCGACTTGGATTTCATCAAGCAGATCAATGACACATACGGGCACAAGGCTGGCGATATCGTTCTGAAAGGCGTGGCCGACCTGCTGCGCCGCCAGTGCCGCCAGACAGATATAGTGGCGCGCTACGGGCTTGATTCCTTCGCCATCCTTGCGGTAAACCTAGCGGATGACAGTATTGTGCAGTTTTTCGAGCGTATCCGAAACGCGGTCGAGACGCTGGAGCTGAACGACAACGGGCGCCCGCTCAAGATCACGGCCAGCTTCGGCGTTTGCCACGGCACGCGCGAAAGCCTGGAAGCGATGATGAAGGAAGCAGACGACCTGCTGACACGCGCAAAAAAGAACGGACGTAACAGGGTGGAACTGTCCGAAATCAGGAAAAAAGAAACCGGGAAATGA
- a CDS encoding chemotaxis protein CheA, translated as MDEILSEFLAETNEGLAELDNALVLFERSPDDEELLAKIFRVFHTIKGSCGFIGLERLGSIAHRAEDILDLVREGKLDITPDFITALLGAVDRIRTLTAELEKNGQEPNGEDEDILSLMNDIAGALSEKDAPPAEQEDAGSDGNDQSWSSAANDFSSAAKPEEGRKTNASEADAAQQTLRVNVDLLESMMTVVSELVLTRNQLLQTARTTKNTMFNTPLQRLNQVVTELQESVMKTRMQPIGNAWSKMPRIVRDVCHELGKKIDLEMRGQDTELDRQVLEMIKDPLMHMVRNAADHGIEDPFERVKVGKPETGHIVLNAYHQGGHIIIQISDDGRGLALNKIKGKALQAGWASQEQLNKLSPQQIQQFIFRPGFSTAERVTSVSGRGVGMDVVRTNIQKIGGTVEMTSTEGRGMTFTINIPLTLAIVPALIIEVAGARFAFPQLAVSELVMVGKGTGMEIETINGTPVLRLRDTLLPLIYLGDYLKVWDKRKEHAHDDGELRYVVVTRAAGIPYGIVVDHVLDMEEIVVKPTSSNLKEVHIFSGNTILGDGTVIMILDPSQLLQAANLREDLTHQHLADHKHLLETTAAENMLLLFKAGDKTPKAAPLKMVSRLREIRSADIELSNGRPVLQHLGRLMPVFRFDDKPVSGENAFLIIFEHDGHHFGLLVDQVLDIATYNGSLAESSADMLLDTIILNQQSTDVVNPLWYMSSVHQSAGGV; from the coding sequence ATGGATGAAATCCTCTCTGAATTTCTGGCCGAAACGAATGAAGGGCTTGCCGAGCTCGATAATGCGCTTGTACTGTTCGAGCGCAGTCCCGATGACGAAGAACTGCTGGCAAAAATTTTCCGCGTCTTTCATACAATCAAGGGAAGCTGCGGCTTTATCGGTCTTGAACGCCTCGGCAGCATTGCCCACCGCGCAGAAGACATTCTGGATCTGGTGCGTGAAGGTAAACTGGATATCACCCCTGATTTCATCACGGCGCTGCTTGGCGCTGTTGACCGGATCCGTACGCTGACGGCCGAGCTGGAAAAAAACGGACAGGAACCAAACGGCGAAGACGAAGATATCTTGTCCCTGATGAACGATATTGCCGGTGCGCTGTCTGAAAAAGACGCGCCGCCAGCAGAGCAGGAAGATGCCGGCAGTGACGGAAACGACCAGTCGTGGTCATCAGCAGCAAATGATTTTTCATCAGCCGCAAAACCCGAAGAAGGCCGCAAGACGAATGCATCGGAAGCCGACGCGGCGCAGCAGACCCTGCGCGTTAACGTCGATCTGCTGGAAAGCATGATGACGGTCGTGAGCGAACTGGTGTTGACCCGCAACCAGCTGTTGCAGACCGCGCGCACGACTAAAAATACGATGTTTAATACGCCGTTGCAGCGGCTTAACCAGGTTGTCACCGAATTGCAGGAAAGCGTCATGAAGACGCGTATGCAGCCCATCGGAAATGCATGGTCCAAAATGCCGCGTATCGTGCGGGATGTGTGTCATGAGCTGGGCAAGAAAATCGACCTTGAAATGCGCGGGCAGGATACCGAGTTGGACCGGCAGGTGCTCGAAATGATCAAGGATCCCCTGATGCACATGGTGCGCAACGCCGCCGACCATGGCATCGAAGACCCGTTTGAGCGAGTCAAGGTCGGCAAGCCCGAAACTGGGCATATCGTGCTGAATGCTTACCATCAGGGCGGGCATATCATCATCCAGATTTCGGATGACGGGCGCGGGCTTGCGCTGAACAAGATCAAGGGCAAGGCCTTGCAGGCGGGATGGGCAAGCCAAGAACAGCTGAATAAACTTTCCCCGCAGCAGATACAGCAATTTATATTCCGTCCGGGTTTTTCGACGGCAGAACGCGTCACATCGGTTTCAGGGCGCGGGGTCGGCATGGATGTTGTGCGCACCAACATCCAGAAAATCGGCGGCACCGTCGAAATGACCTCGACCGAGGGCAGGGGGATGACTTTCACGATAAATATCCCTCTTACGCTTGCTATTGTGCCGGCATTGATTATCGAGGTTGCGGGCGCACGCTTTGCCTTTCCGCAGCTTGCCGTTTCCGAACTGGTGATGGTCGGCAAAGGAACGGGCATGGAGATCGAGACGATCAACGGCACGCCTGTACTGCGCTTGCGCGATACTTTGCTGCCGCTGATATATCTTGGCGATTACCTGAAGGTCTGGGACAAACGCAAAGAGCATGCGCATGATGACGGAGAGCTTCGCTATGTCGTCGTCACGCGCGCTGCGGGCATACCTTATGGTATCGTCGTCGATCATGTTCTCGACATGGAGGAAATTGTCGTCAAGCCGACTTCCAGCAACCTGAAGGAAGTCCATATTTTTTCCGGCAACACGATTTTGGGCGACGGCACGGTGATAATGATCCTCGATCCGTCGCAACTGTTGCAGGCGGCCAACCTGCGCGAAGATTTAACGCACCAGCATCTTGCTGATCATAAACATCTGCTAGAAACGACCGCAGCTGAAAACATGCTTCTGCTTTTCAAGGCCGGTGATAAAACGCCGAAAGCGGCACCTTTGAAAATGGTGTCGCGCCTGCGTGAAATACGTTCTGCCGATATAGAACTGTCGAATGGCAGGCCTGTGTTGCAGCATTTGGGCCGCCTGATGCCGGTTTTTCGATTTGACGACAAACCCGTCAGCGGAGAGAATGCGTTCCTGATCATTTTTGAACATGACGGACATCATTTCGGCCTACTGGTCGATCAGGTGCTGGATATCGCCACTTACAACGGGTCGCTCGCTGAAAGCAGTGCGGATATGCTGCTGGATACAATTATCCTCAACCAGCAATCGACAGATGTGGTCAATCCTTTGTGGTACATGTCGTCCGTTCATCAGTCGGCAGGTGGCGTGTGA
- a CDS encoding chemotaxis protein CheW: MDTAADKIATMDGVEQVLAVYLGSEMFGIPIAQMQGVLETLPLTFVPLAPPAVRGVMNLRGRIVTAVDLRTLLGLAERPGVEQANMSVVIENGGELFSLLVDSVGDVYAIPLANIEEPPLTMPESMKHVSSGVFPLRDRIMILLKPSVFLQVNEE; the protein is encoded by the coding sequence ATGGATACAGCCGCTGATAAAATCGCGACGATGGACGGGGTAGAGCAGGTGCTGGCCGTGTATCTTGGCAGCGAAATGTTCGGCATTCCGATTGCCCAGATGCAGGGGGTGCTTGAAACCCTGCCTCTGACCTTTGTGCCGCTCGCGCCACCGGCTGTGCGAGGTGTCATGAACTTGCGGGGGCGTATCGTCACGGCCGTCGATCTGCGCACTTTGCTGGGGCTTGCCGAACGCCCCGGCGTGGAGCAGGCGAATATGAGCGTCGTGATCGAAAACGGTGGCGAACTTTTCAGCCTGCTCGTTGATAGCGTGGGTGATGTCTACGCAATACCCCTTGCCAATATCGAAGAGCCACCGCTCACCATGCCTGAATCGATGAAGCATGTATCCTCCGGAGTTTTTCCGTTGCGCGACCGCATCATGATACTTTTGAAGCCATCCGTTTTTCTGCAAGTAAACGAGGAGTGA
- a CDS encoding response regulator, whose amino-acid sequence MKTCMIVDDSAVVRKLVRNILEPLQFDCSDAKNGEIALTACKTSMPELIMLDWNMPVMDGMEFLKQLRQTPGGDKPVVFFCTSECSIEHIKAAMAAGATDYVMKPFDSEIVVGKLVQNGIISAV is encoded by the coding sequence ATGAAAACCTGCATGATCGTCGATGACAGTGCGGTGGTGCGCAAGCTTGTGCGCAACATCCTCGAACCGCTGCAGTTCGATTGCTCTGATGCCAAAAACGGTGAAATCGCGCTGACGGCTTGCAAGACCTCGATGCCTGAACTGATTATGCTCGACTGGAATATGCCCGTCATGGACGGCATGGAGTTCCTGAAACAATTGCGCCAGACGCCGGGCGGCGACAAACCTGTCGTTTTCTTCTGCACATCGGAATGCAGCATCGAGCATATCAAGGCGGCGATGGCGGCGGGCGCGACGGATTATGTGATGAAGCCGTTCGACAGCGAAATCGTCGTCGGCAAGCTTGTTCAGAACGGTATTATTTCGGCAGTGTAA